The Mucilaginibacter rubeus genomic interval CCAGAAAGGCACTTACACCATTATGCTTTATGCTGATGGCGGTACCATGGGTAAAACAGGTATAACACTTAAGTAAATACGGATTTTTCCGAATGATATAAAAGCCGGGTTTGTTGCAGCAAACCCGGCTTTTTGTATTTAATAACTTGTTCCGGAACAATTAAAAATTGTTATTTATTGTTCAAACACATATTTGTAACTTTTCTGCCACTAAATCAAATCGCTGTTATTAAGTGTTTACTTTTGATCAGATCATAAAATAATATTCTATGAAAACTACTTATTATGGCCAGTGCGCCCTTGAGATTGTAACCGGTGGAAAGAAATTACTTTTCGATCCGTTCATAAGCCCTAACCCACTGGCAAAAGATATCGATATTCACAGCATTAAACCTGATTACATCCTGGTATCGCACGGACATGGCGACCACGTGGCCGACCTTTTGGAGATTGCTAAAAGCAGCGGCGCAAAGGTAATTTGCATTGCCGAAATTGCCGGCTGGCTTGGCACTAAAGGCATCGAAAATGTACACGGAATGAATATTGGCGGCGGCTTTAATTTCGATTTCGGTCGTGTTAAAATGGTGAACGCCGTGCATTCAAGCACTTTGCCCGATGGCTCACCGGGTGGCAACCCTGCAGGCTTTTTAATTTATGCTGAAGGTAAAGTGATCTATTTTGCAGGAGATACAGCGCTTACTTATGATATGAAGCTGCTGGCCGATGAAAATCTCGACTGGGCATTTTTGCCTATCGGCGATAATTATACCATGGGCGCAGATGATGCCATTAAAGCCGCGGCGTTCATTAACTGCAAAAACATTATTGGCGTTCATTATGATTCGTTCCCGGTTATCAAAATTGATAAAGATGAGGTAGCTGAGAAGTTTATCAAAGCCGGTTTGAATTTGAAATTGCCGGCTATTGGTGAAACTTTGGATTTGTAAAACACACGTCATCCCGAACTTGTTTCGGGAACCCACGAAGCAGATTCTCATTACAGGGTGTAGACTTGGCATGTGGGATGCTGAAACAAGTTCAGCATGACGATTATAAACAAGAACCGCCCCGGCATTTGCCGGGGCGGTTCTTGTTTGATACCAACCGGACTTAAACTTCCGGCTTATGACTAAAGACTTATTTCCTCCTCATTTTCATGGTGTCTTTTTTCATGATGGTATCTTTTTTCATTTTTTTAGGCTTCGATTTCTTCTTGGTAGTATCAGTTTGCATAACGCCTTTGGATGGGCGAACTAATGTGCCATGAGCGAAAACGCTGCTGAAAGTGATTGCTGCTAAAGCAATCATACATAGTGCCTTTTTCATAGTTGATTATGTTTTAAATGGTTTGTACCTATTATAACAAATTAACTATGAATTGTTTTCTCTTGTTTTTTAATTAAATAACTGTGCCACTTGGTATTATAGCTCGTTTCTTAACCACAACAATACCATCTTGCACCGTGTGTGTACCATAATCGCCGTCTTCAAGCTTTTCGCCGCAGTTAATGGTTACGTTATCGCCTATGTAGGTGTTTTTGTCGATGATCGCGTTTTTAATGTGGCAATTATCTCCAATACCCATAATTGGCGAAGCACTTTCTTTCGATTCGGCAATTTGCTCCAGGGTTTGATAGTTGTCGCTACCCATCACGTAGCAGTTTTCAATAATGGTATTAACACCAATACGGGTACGGATACCGATTATCGAATGCGTGATCTGCTTGGCGTTGATGATACAACCGTCGGCAACGATAGACTTTTCCATCAGCGTACCAGATATTTTTGACGGCGGCAGCATGCGCGCACGGGTATATATCGGGTTTTTATCAAACAGGTTAAACTTAGGGATATTATCAGTTAAGCCCAGGTTGGCTTCAAAAAATGAAGGAATAGTACCGATATCTGTCCAGTAACCTTCGTATTGGTAGCTGGCTACGCGGTGGCCTTCAATTGATTGCGGGATGATCTCTTTACCAAAATCGGTACGTTCGTTGCCTTCAAGTAAATCGTACAACAATTTACGGTTAAAGATGTAAATACCCATAGATGCCAGGTACACACGGCCTTCGGCCTGCATTTCCGGACTAACTTCTGATGCCCAGCTTTCGAAATTGCTTTTCGGCTTTTCGATAAACGAGGTGATCATGTTGTTCTCGTCTGTTTTCAGGATACCAAAGCCTGGAACATCAGCTGC includes:
- a CDS encoding metal-dependent hydrolase codes for the protein MKTTYYGQCALEIVTGGKKLLFDPFISPNPLAKDIDIHSIKPDYILVSHGHGDHVADLLEIAKSSGAKVICIAEIAGWLGTKGIENVHGMNIGGGFNFDFGRVKMVNAVHSSTLPDGSPGGNPAGFLIYAEGKVIYFAGDTALTYDMKLLADENLDWAFLPIGDNYTMGADDAIKAAAFINCKNIIGVHYDSFPVIKIDKDEVAEKFIKAGLNLKLPAIGETLDL
- a CDS encoding glucose-1-phosphate adenylyltransferase, whose amino-acid sequence is MTSKVISIVLGGGQGSRLSPLTATRSKPAVPIAGKYRLVDIPISNCLHSGITRIYVLTQFNSASLNKHIKNTYHFSSFSDAFVDILAAEQTPSSVAWFQGTADAVRQSLHHLAVHEFEYVLILSGDQLYQMDFEDMINHHIETNAEISIATIPVDAADVPGFGILKTDENNMITSFIEKPKSNFESWASEVSPEMQAEGRVYLASMGIYIFNRKLLYDLLEGNERTDFGKEIIPQSIEGHRVASYQYEGYWTDIGTIPSFFEANLGLTDNIPKFNLFDKNPIYTRARMLPPSKISGTLMEKSIVADGCIINAKQITHSIIGIRTRIGVNTIIENCYVMGSDNYQTLEQIAESKESASPIMGIGDNCHIKNAIIDKNTYIGDNVTINCGEKLEDGDYGTHTVQDGIVVVKKRAIIPSGTVI